A genomic window from Microbacterium sp. H1-D42 includes:
- a CDS encoding Ku protein, whose protein sequence is MRSIWKGALTFGLVNVPVKVYSAIEDHDVPLHQVHDEDGGRIRYQRTCEVCGETVAYANIDRAYVDDGQTIVLTKEDIAALPAEKSREIDVVEFVPSDQVDLLTLDRPYYLEPDSKSPKAYVLLRKTLESTDRTAIVRFTLRQKTRLAALRVRGDVLVLQTLLWADEVREAAFPALDEDVTISDKEMALSAALVESYSSDFEPESFVDEYQKELRTLIDAKIEAGEGFDVSETFADEGAESKGGEVIDLMEALRASVERTKSQRKEEEAARKKDAG, encoded by the coding sequence ATGAGAAGCATCTGGAAGGGCGCCTTGACCTTCGGGCTCGTGAACGTGCCTGTGAAGGTGTACTCGGCGATCGAGGACCACGACGTGCCGCTGCATCAGGTGCACGATGAGGACGGCGGGCGCATCCGCTACCAGCGCACGTGCGAGGTGTGCGGCGAGACGGTCGCGTACGCGAACATCGATCGCGCATACGTGGATGACGGGCAGACGATCGTGCTCACCAAGGAGGACATCGCGGCCCTCCCGGCGGAGAAGAGTCGCGAGATCGACGTCGTCGAGTTCGTGCCGAGCGATCAGGTCGATCTGCTCACGCTCGACCGGCCGTACTATCTGGAGCCGGATTCGAAGTCGCCGAAGGCGTACGTGCTGCTGCGCAAGACGCTCGAGAGCACCGACCGCACCGCGATCGTGCGATTCACGCTGCGGCAGAAGACTCGGCTCGCGGCTCTGCGGGTGCGCGGCGACGTGCTCGTACTGCAGACGCTGCTGTGGGCGGACGAGGTGCGCGAGGCAGCCTTCCCGGCGCTGGACGAGGACGTCACGATCAGCGACAAGGAGATGGCGCTGTCGGCTGCCCTGGTGGAGAGCTACTCCAGCGACTTCGAGCCGGAATCATTCGTCGACGAGTACCAGAAGGAGCTGCGCACGCTCATCGACGCCAAGATCGAGGCCGGTGAGGGCTTCGACGTGTCGGAGACCTTCGCGGACGAGGGCGCCGAGAGCAAGGGCGGCGAGGTGATCGACCTCATGGAGGCGCTGCGCGCCAGCGTCGAGCGCACGAAGTCGCAGCGCAAGGAAGAAGAGGCCGCACGCAAGAAGGACGCCGGATAA
- a CDS encoding VTT domain-containing protein, which translates to MSILPDWLDPAVIIDAAGPWALLVVCFIVFAETGLLIGFLLPGDTLLIISGLLTHTNDIFHLNIWAVSLLIALAAFVGGEVGYLIGHKGGPAVFERKESGLFSRKNVERTNAFFERFGGITIIVARFVPIVRTFAPVAAGVGHMPWKRYSLYNLLGALLWGFGLTMFGYLIAYIPWVSDFVVEYIDLILLAAVAGTLIVTAWHYFAERRKVKKEAAAAAAAPAPESPCPTSPTATESAS; encoded by the coding sequence ATGAGCATCCTGCCGGATTGGCTCGACCCGGCCGTCATCATTGACGCCGCGGGCCCCTGGGCACTGCTCGTGGTGTGCTTCATCGTGTTCGCCGAGACGGGCCTGCTCATCGGCTTCCTGCTGCCCGGCGACACCCTGCTGATCATCTCAGGGCTGCTGACGCACACCAACGACATCTTCCACCTGAACATCTGGGCGGTGTCGCTGCTGATCGCACTGGCGGCGTTCGTCGGCGGCGAGGTCGGCTATCTGATCGGCCACAAGGGCGGACCAGCGGTGTTCGAGCGCAAGGAATCCGGCCTGTTCAGCCGCAAGAACGTCGAGCGCACGAACGCGTTCTTCGAGCGCTTCGGCGGCATCACGATCATCGTCGCCCGCTTCGTGCCGATCGTGCGCACCTTCGCCCCTGTTGCGGCCGGCGTCGGACACATGCCCTGGAAGCGCTACTCGCTGTACAACCTCCTCGGCGCGCTGCTGTGGGGCTTCGGCCTCACGATGTTCGGCTACCTGATCGCGTACATCCCCTGGGTGTCCGATTTCGTGGTCGAGTACATCGACCTCATCCTGCTGGCAGCGGTCGCCGGCACGCTGATCGTGACGGCCTGGCACTACTTCGCCGAGCGGCGCAAGGTGAAGAAGGAAGCTGCGGCCGCCGCGGCAGCGCCGGCGCCCGAGAGCCCGTGCCCCACCTCCCCGACCGCTACGGAGTCGGCTTCCTGA
- a CDS encoding ATPase, T2SS/T4P/T4SS family: protein MSHPSLVVAERVRRRLRLEHTDPSSQPEKARRIAQTEVRRHNDQALQRGEVMVDDEAALVRDVLASVSGFGVLQPLLDDDTIEEIWLNGPDRVFVARGGTTERIDLALTDATVRDLVERMLQSTGRRVDISQPFVDASLPDGSRLHVAIADVVRGSWAVNIRKFLPQHRTLDSLVEQGAMPERIAEMLHRAVLDGRSIIISGATHAGKTTLLGALLGSVAAQQRIITVEETFELAVDGPDVVALQGRQASLEGAGEITLRRLVKEALRMRPDRIVVGEVRDAEALDLVLALNTGVPGAGTVHANSAAEALEKLALLPLLAGRNIDRGFIAPALASSISYVVHCRREADGARRVTEIIAPTGEVADGRILSRSMYRLEESA, encoded by the coding sequence GTGAGTCATCCGTCTCTTGTCGTCGCCGAGAGGGTGCGGCGCCGTCTGCGCCTGGAGCACACCGATCCGTCGTCGCAGCCCGAGAAGGCGCGGCGTATCGCGCAGACCGAGGTCAGGCGTCACAACGACCAGGCACTGCAGCGCGGCGAGGTCATGGTCGACGACGAGGCGGCGCTGGTGCGCGACGTGCTGGCATCCGTCTCGGGGTTCGGCGTGCTGCAGCCGCTTCTCGACGACGACACGATCGAGGAGATCTGGCTGAACGGCCCCGACCGCGTGTTCGTGGCGCGCGGCGGCACGACGGAGCGCATCGATCTGGCGCTGACCGACGCCACCGTGCGCGACCTTGTGGAGCGGATGCTGCAGTCCACCGGACGGCGGGTCGACATCAGCCAGCCGTTCGTCGACGCCTCGCTGCCGGACGGATCGCGTCTGCACGTCGCCATCGCCGATGTCGTGCGCGGATCGTGGGCCGTGAACATCCGCAAGTTCCTGCCTCAGCACCGCACCCTCGACTCGCTCGTAGAGCAAGGGGCGATGCCGGAGCGGATCGCCGAGATGCTGCACCGTGCCGTGCTCGACGGGCGCAGCATCATCATCTCGGGGGCAACGCACGCGGGCAAGACGACGCTGCTCGGAGCGCTGCTGGGCTCGGTCGCCGCGCAGCAGCGCATCATCACCGTCGAGGAGACGTTCGAGCTCGCGGTGGATGGGCCGGACGTGGTGGCGCTGCAGGGCAGGCAGGCGAGCCTGGAGGGCGCCGGCGAGATCACGCTGCGGCGCCTGGTGAAGGAGGCGCTGCGGATGCGCCCCGACCGGATCGTCGTCGGCGAGGTGCGCGACGCCGAGGCGCTCGATCTGGTGCTCGCGTTGAACACGGGAGTGCCAGGGGCCGGCACCGTGCACGCGAACTCGGCCGCAGAGGCACTGGAGAAGCTCGCGCTGCTGCCGTTGCTGGCCGGGCGCAACATCGACCGCGGCTTCATCGCCCCGGCACTGGCATCCTCCATCTCCTACGTCGTGCACTGCCGTCGCGAGGCGGACGGCGCGCGGCGGGTGACCGAGATCATCGCGCCGACCGGCGAGGTGGCAGACGGTCGGATACTCAGTCGGTCGATGTACCGGCTGGAGGAGAGCGCATGA
- a CDS encoding type II secretion system F family protein: MTLLIGALLGAGLLLCASPWLWPARARVAKPVRHGRLRRLLDESGHARTSTRTLVMVMIAVAAVAASLAWLITTLPVLALLAALAAASAPIFYLRGRRLRLRKARRQMWPDVCDLLVAAIRVGLSLPDAVASLAESAPPAVRPAFAVFARDLRATGRFETSLDRLKETLADPIADRIIETVRMARQVGGTELTGVLRALSASVRADAALRGEVEARQSWIRGAAVLGSVAPWVILALLAMRPEGREAYATPTGVLVIVIGAAVSVLAYRIMLRIGRLPEPERWFG; this comes from the coding sequence ATGACCCTGCTCATCGGCGCGCTGCTCGGTGCGGGGCTGCTGCTGTGCGCGTCGCCGTGGCTGTGGCCGGCGCGTGCCAGGGTCGCGAAGCCCGTGCGCCACGGTCGGCTGCGCCGCCTGCTCGACGAGTCCGGACACGCGCGCACCTCCACGCGCACCCTGGTGATGGTGATGATCGCGGTCGCCGCTGTCGCTGCGTCACTGGCGTGGCTGATCACCACGTTGCCGGTGCTCGCCCTGCTCGCCGCGCTCGCCGCAGCCTCGGCACCCATCTTCTATCTGCGAGGACGCCGCCTGAGGCTGCGCAAGGCACGTCGTCAGATGTGGCCTGATGTGTGCGACCTGCTGGTCGCGGCGATCCGCGTCGGTCTGTCTCTGCCGGATGCGGTAGCGAGCCTTGCGGAGTCAGCGCCGCCGGCCGTGCGTCCCGCGTTCGCGGTGTTCGCCCGGGATCTGCGGGCAACCGGCCGCTTCGAGACGAGCCTCGATCGCCTGAAAGAGACCCTGGCTGACCCGATCGCCGATCGCATCATCGAGACGGTGCGCATGGCGCGCCAGGTGGGCGGAACGGAGCTGACCGGAGTGCTGCGGGCGCTCTCAGCCTCGGTGCGCGCTGACGCGGCGCTGCGCGGCGAGGTCGAGGCGAGGCAGTCCTGGATCCGCGGCGCCGCGGTGCTCGGCTCCGTCGCACCCTGGGTGATCCTCGCACTTCTCGCCATGCGCCCGGAGGGACGCGAGGCGTATGCGACTCCGACAGGCGTGCTGGTGATCGTGATCGGCGCGGCGGTCTCGGTGCTCGCGTACCGGATCATGCTGCGCATCGGCAGGCTTCCTGAACCCGAGCGGTGGTTCGGATGA
- a CDS encoding type II secretion system F family protein — MTGITEIALAVLLGGAFALGLLGILSAVPRWGAPSLERRIAPYVRDVVPDELLPAGILPSVGAMPVRSRRMWVGAKAWFERMLGGGDALRLRLAQAGSAQTPAAFRGRQLAWGIAGLVGGALVVVVIAVAGRMTPPAVLLPVLTAAGAAVGYDMQLTARAKARRARLADELPTTLEFLALCLSAGESLLDALRRVSEIGTGELTAELKQTVLAVHTGSPLADALAETATRLQLPGLTRAVDQIVAALEHGAPLAAVLHSQASDAREEAKRVLIEQAGQKEILMLLPLVFLILSLSVLFAIYPGLFILRLGLG; from the coding sequence ATGACGGGGATCACCGAGATCGCATTGGCCGTCCTGCTCGGAGGCGCATTCGCGCTCGGGCTGCTCGGCATCCTGTCCGCAGTGCCGCGCTGGGGTGCGCCGTCGCTGGAGAGGCGCATCGCGCCGTACGTGCGAGACGTCGTGCCGGACGAGCTGCTGCCGGCGGGCATCCTCCCCTCGGTCGGTGCCATGCCCGTGCGCAGCAGGCGGATGTGGGTGGGAGCGAAGGCGTGGTTCGAGCGGATGCTGGGCGGCGGCGATGCCCTGCGACTGCGCCTCGCGCAGGCGGGCAGCGCGCAGACCCCCGCGGCGTTCCGGGGGCGACAACTGGCGTGGGGGATCGCCGGGCTGGTCGGTGGCGCGCTGGTGGTCGTCGTGATCGCCGTCGCCGGCCGCATGACCCCGCCCGCCGTGCTGCTGCCAGTGCTCACCGCGGCCGGTGCCGCCGTCGGATACGACATGCAGCTCACCGCGAGAGCGAAGGCGCGCCGAGCTCGCCTCGCCGACGAGCTGCCGACCACGCTGGAGTTCCTGGCGCTGTGCCTGTCGGCGGGGGAGTCGCTGCTGGATGCCCTGCGCCGGGTGTCGGAGATCGGCACCGGCGAACTGACCGCAGAGCTGAAGCAGACCGTACTCGCCGTACACACCGGATCGCCGCTGGCCGACGCGCTCGCCGAGACGGCGACGCGTCTTCAGCTTCCGGGGCTGACGCGCGCCGTCGACCAGATCGTCGCGGCGCTCGAGCACGGCGCACCGCTGGCGGCCGTGCTGCATTCCCAGGCGTCGGATGCCAGGGAAGAAGCCAAACGCGTGCTCATCGAACAGGCCGGTCAGAAGGAGATTCTCATGCTTCTTCCGCTGGTCTTTCTCATTTTGTCCTTGTCAGTACTCTTCGCCATCTACCCCGGACTCTTCATCCTGCGGCTCGGTCTCGGCTGA
- a CDS encoding TadE/TadG family type IV pilus assembly protein, whose product MPVRVRSALADERGSSPVEFVLVGALLTALTLAVLQVAFAVYVRNVVHDAAVEGAHYAALADTTPDEGAARTQAVISRAVGPSYAEDVAIGEDGSLGHPSVVVRVRTTLPVLGLIGIPYGLEVEARAPVESFGEE is encoded by the coding sequence ATGCCAGTGCGCGTCCGGTCAGCACTCGCCGATGAGCGAGGTTCCAGCCCCGTCGAGTTCGTGCTCGTCGGAGCGCTGCTGACTGCGCTCACGCTGGCTGTGCTGCAGGTCGCGTTCGCGGTCTACGTGCGCAACGTCGTGCACGATGCGGCTGTGGAGGGCGCCCACTACGCGGCTCTGGCCGACACGACGCCCGACGAGGGCGCTGCGCGGACGCAGGCGGTGATCAGTCGCGCCGTCGGGCCGTCCTATGCCGAGGACGTCGCGATCGGCGAGGACGGCAGTCTCGGGCATCCGAGCGTCGTGGTGCGCGTGCGCACGACGCTGCCGGTGCTCGGCCTGATCGGCATCCCGTATGGATTGGAGGTGGAGGCGCGTGCGCCGGTGGAGTCGTTCGGTGAGGAGTGA
- a CDS encoding TadE family protein produces MRSELSDETGSAALEFIVAGVLLLVPLVYLVLTLGAVQEQTLGAEAAARHTARVIGQAPDADSASASGDAVLASVIREYGMDADAVEVGITCRPAGAHCPEAGATVVVTVRTSVSLPFMPPLFGLDQVAAIPVEAQSAQKVSRLWGSG; encoded by the coding sequence GTGAGGAGTGAGCTGTCAGACGAGACGGGCTCGGCGGCACTCGAGTTCATCGTCGCCGGGGTGCTGCTGCTGGTCCCCCTCGTCTACCTCGTGCTCACGCTTGGTGCGGTGCAGGAGCAGACTCTCGGCGCCGAGGCCGCTGCGCGCCACACCGCGCGGGTGATCGGGCAGGCACCGGATGCTGACAGCGCCAGCGCCTCGGGAGACGCGGTGCTCGCCAGCGTGATCCGCGAGTACGGCATGGACGCGGATGCCGTCGAGGTCGGCATCACCTGCCGCCCCGCCGGCGCGCACTGTCCTGAGGCGGGCGCCACCGTGGTCGTCACCGTGCGCACCAGCGTCTCACTGCCGTTCATGCCGCCGTTGTTCGGGCTCGATCAGGTCGCCGCGATCCCCGTCGAAGCCCAATCCGCGCAGAAGGTGTCTCGCCTGTGGGGAAGCGGATGA
- a CDS encoding pilus assembly protein TadG-related protein: MSRPTGLRARVRALAADDDGSILPLILGYMLLAIAVVFTCVCATDLYIAQKRLDSLADAAALAGSDGFVLEVDREDVRAELTDEGVRDQADAVVSALAQGARLVSAGTPDGVSARVTVAAAWHPPFLTPFVPDGVPLEATATSRTALR, encoded by the coding sequence ATGAGCCGCCCGACAGGTCTCAGAGCGCGGGTGCGCGCGCTCGCCGCGGACGACGACGGCAGCATCCTGCCGCTGATCCTCGGATACATGCTGCTGGCGATAGCGGTCGTGTTCACGTGCGTCTGCGCCACCGACCTGTACATCGCGCAGAAGCGCCTCGACTCGCTGGCCGATGCCGCAGCTCTCGCTGGATCCGACGGGTTCGTGCTCGAGGTCGACCGCGAGGATGTGCGGGCTGAGCTGACCGACGAGGGCGTGCGGGATCAGGCGGATGCTGTGGTGTCGGCGCTCGCGCAGGGCGCGCGACTGGTGTCAGCGGGCACGCCGGACGGCGTATCCGCCAGGGTCACGGTCGCCGCAGCCTGGCATCCGCCGTTCCTGACCCCGTTCGTGCCCGACGGGGTCCCTCTCGAGGCAACAGCGACCAGCCGCACGGCGCTGCGGTGA
- a CDS encoding MFS transporter, with protein sequence MVYAPTVLFALGEGAVIPLIPVIATNLGADVSMAALVTSALVIGQLFGNIPAGALVAKIGERFTMVAAGTASLVAGVGMLLAPTLALFAVAVFLLGFCAAAFGLARHAFMTTRVPPRFRARALSLLGGSFRFGVFVGPFLAAGLIQLTGTEMSSIWVLLACAAVIVPMVLFGPDPEKSNPVLLKPTGAAVAEDSGEVVTGSIPTLDQRGVFRTMWAYRAVLMRLGISASALSAVRSARQVILPLWGVSLGLDATTIALVVGVTGAIDFALFYASGQVMDRFGRIWAAMPSMLMMGAGFIALSFTHELDQAAMWFALMAAVLGVANGLSSGILLTFGADLAPEREPAAFLGSWRTLTDAGGAAAPLIVAGVTAAVSLPLATGVMGVVALLGAAGFVRWTPRFLPKRPG encoded by the coding sequence ATGGTCTATGCGCCGACCGTGCTTTTCGCGCTCGGTGAGGGCGCGGTGATCCCGCTGATCCCGGTGATCGCGACCAATCTCGGCGCCGATGTCTCGATGGCGGCCCTCGTGACATCCGCTCTCGTCATCGGTCAGCTCTTCGGCAACATCCCTGCGGGCGCCCTGGTCGCGAAGATCGGTGAGCGCTTCACGATGGTGGCCGCCGGCACCGCCTCGCTGGTCGCCGGCGTCGGGATGCTGCTGGCCCCGACCCTGGCGCTGTTCGCCGTGGCGGTGTTCCTGCTCGGTTTCTGCGCCGCCGCCTTCGGCCTGGCCAGGCACGCGTTCATGACGACCCGCGTGCCCCCGCGCTTTCGCGCCAGGGCGCTGTCGCTGCTGGGCGGCAGCTTCCGCTTCGGCGTGTTCGTGGGGCCGTTCCTGGCGGCGGGTCTCATCCAACTGACCGGCACCGAGATGTCGAGCATCTGGGTGCTGCTCGCATGTGCCGCCGTGATCGTGCCCATGGTGCTGTTCGGCCCTGACCCCGAGAAGAGCAACCCTGTCCTGCTGAAGCCGACCGGCGCGGCGGTGGCCGAGGACTCCGGCGAGGTGGTCACCGGATCGATCCCCACGCTCGATCAGCGCGGCGTGTTCCGCACGATGTGGGCGTACCGGGCCGTGTTGATGCGGCTGGGCATCTCGGCGTCGGCGCTGTCGGCGGTGCGGTCGGCCCGCCAGGTGATCCTGCCACTGTGGGGCGTGTCGCTGGGGCTGGATGCCACCACGATCGCCCTGGTCGTCGGTGTGACCGGTGCGATCGACTTCGCGCTGTTCTACGCGAGCGGCCAGGTGATGGACCGCTTCGGCCGCATCTGGGCGGCGATGCCGTCGATGCTGATGATGGGTGCGGGCTTCATCGCGCTCTCCTTCACGCACGAACTCGATCAGGCGGCGATGTGGTTCGCGCTGATGGCCGCGGTGCTCGGTGTCGCGAACGGACTCTCCAGCGGCATCCTGCTGACATTCGGCGCAGATCTCGCCCCCGAGCGCGAGCCGGCGGCATTCCTCGGTTCGTGGCGGACGCTGACGGATGCCGGCGGCGCCGCCGCACCGCTGATCGTGGCCGGTGTCACCGCTGCCGTGTCGCTGCCGCTGGCCACAGGAGTGATGGGCGTCGTCGCGCTGCTGGGAGCGGCTGGTTTCGTCCGCTGGACGCCGCGCTTCCTGCCGAAGCGCCCCGGTTGA
- the prfB gene encoding peptide chain release factor 2, translating to MFELDLSADIQALRQTFSDIREVVDVTALREDIVRLSEEAGAPDLWDDPEQAQKVTSALSHKQADLKRVTELEQRLDDLDVLVELANEMQDEDSADEARRELAALTGTINQLEVQTLMDGEYDERNAIITIRSGAGGDDATDFAEMLMRMYLRWAEKHGYPVKVMDTSYAEGAGIKSATFEVTAPYAFGTLSVEAGTHRLARISPFGSADKRQTSFAAVEVIPLMEEATEVEIPENDIRVDVFRSSGPGGQSVNTTDSAVRLTHLPTGIVVSMQNEKSQIQNRAAAMRVLQTRLLLLQKEEEAAKKKELAGNITASWGDQMRSYFLYGQQLVKDLRTGHESGNPANVFDGDLDDFISAGIRWRKRKEED from the coding sequence ATGTTCGAACTCGATCTCTCCGCCGATATCCAGGCCCTGCGACAGACCTTCAGCGACATCCGCGAGGTCGTCGATGTCACCGCCCTGCGCGAAGACATCGTGCGACTCAGTGAAGAGGCCGGGGCCCCTGATCTGTGGGACGACCCCGAGCAGGCGCAGAAGGTGACCAGCGCGCTCAGCCACAAGCAGGCCGACCTGAAGCGCGTCACCGAGCTCGAGCAGCGCCTCGACGACCTCGACGTGCTCGTCGAGCTCGCCAATGAGATGCAGGATGAGGACTCCGCAGACGAGGCCCGCCGCGAGCTCGCCGCCCTCACCGGCACGATCAACCAGCTCGAGGTCCAGACGCTGATGGACGGCGAGTACGACGAGCGCAACGCCATCATCACCATCCGCTCCGGTGCCGGCGGCGACGACGCCACCGACTTCGCCGAGATGCTGATGCGCATGTACCTGCGCTGGGCCGAGAAGCACGGCTACCCGGTGAAGGTGATGGACACCTCCTATGCCGAGGGCGCCGGCATCAAGTCCGCCACCTTCGAGGTCACGGCGCCGTACGCGTTCGGCACCCTGTCGGTCGAGGCCGGCACGCACCGCCTCGCGCGCATCAGCCCCTTCGGGTCGGCGGACAAGCGGCAGACCTCGTTCGCCGCGGTCGAGGTCATTCCTCTCATGGAGGAGGCCACCGAGGTCGAGATCCCAGAGAACGACATCCGCGTCGATGTGTTCCGCTCGTCGGGCCCGGGTGGCCAGTCGGTGAACACCACCGACTCCGCTGTGCGCCTGACGCACCTTCCGACCGGCATCGTCGTCTCGATGCAGAACGAGAAGTCGCAGATCCAGAACCGTGCCGCCGCCATGCGCGTGCTGCAGACCCGACTTCTGCTGCTTCAGAAGGAAGAGGAAGCGGCGAAGAAGAAGGAGCTCGCAGGCAACATCACCGCGAGCTGGGGCGACCAGATGCGCTCGTACTTCCTCTACGGGCAGCAGCTGGTCAAGGACCTGCGCACCGGCCACGAGTCCGGCAACCCCGCCAACGTGTTCGATGGCGACCTCGATGACTTCATCTCGGCGGGCATCCGTTGGCGCAAGCGCAAGGAAGAGGACTGA
- a CDS encoding DUF2510 domain-containing protein: MSTPAGWYDDGSGRQRWWDGEQWTEHFAPESGQQQPTTPDADAGAFDPDATVLREDIQAAPAQADAPTADENPTPAYPPSDYTAPGYAPPAAPGYADLNATAAYPGAYQAPGAPAVGEAPYGTPYLEPAPTGPKKTPVLGFVGFGLAILGTILACIPVTFIFGAVVLFAAFVVSLIAIFQKNTKKWPSITGLILSIIGGIVGTIIFTVAVLFAVGSAVSELPSSAPSTESSEGATPDDSAAPSGEGRPTADEVLVGLDEIMSVTGQDGTLTDDQLTCYAQYFVDSDISDDTLSVIAAGDEALTDADALSAFSEKLIEGATTCATP; encoded by the coding sequence ATGAGCACGCCTGCAGGATGGTACGACGACGGATCCGGACGTCAGCGCTGGTGGGACGGCGAGCAGTGGACCGAGCACTTCGCCCCCGAGTCGGGACAGCAGCAGCCCACGACGCCGGATGCTGACGCCGGCGCCTTCGACCCGGATGCGACCGTGCTCCGTGAGGACATCCAGGCCGCGCCCGCACAGGCCGACGCACCGACAGCGGACGAGAACCCGACTCCGGCGTACCCGCCGTCGGACTACACCGCGCCCGGCTACGCGCCGCCGGCCGCCCCTGGATACGCCGATCTGAACGCGACGGCCGCCTATCCGGGTGCCTACCAGGCCCCGGGTGCGCCCGCTGTCGGAGAGGCGCCGTACGGCACGCCGTACCTTGAGCCGGCGCCCACCGGCCCGAAGAAGACGCCGGTGCTCGGCTTCGTCGGCTTCGGTCTGGCGATCCTCGGAACGATCCTCGCGTGCATTCCGGTCACGTTCATCTTCGGCGCCGTCGTGCTGTTCGCGGCGTTCGTCGTCTCGCTCATCGCGATCTTCCAGAAGAACACGAAGAAGTGGCCCTCGATCACCGGCCTGATCCTCTCGATCATCGGCGGCATCGTCGGCACGATCATCTTCACCGTCGCGGTGCTGTTCGCCGTGGGCTCCGCCGTCAGCGAGCTGCCCTCCAGCGCACCGTCAACGGAGAGCTCCGAGGGCGCCACCCCGGATGACTCAGCGGCGCCCTCCGGCGAGGGCCGCCCGACGGCCGATGAGGTCCTCGTGGGCCTCGACGAGATCATGAGCGTGACCGGCCAGGACGGCACTCTGACGGACGACCAGCTGACCTGCTACGCGCAGTACTTCGTCGACTCCGACATCTCCGACGACACGCTGAGCGTGATCGCGGCCGGCGACGAAGCGCTGACCGACGCAGACGCCCTGTCGGCATTCTCGGAGAAGCTCATCGAAGGTGCGACCACCTGCGCAACCCCGTGA
- the ftsE gene encoding cell division ATP-binding protein FtsE translates to MIRFENVTKRYRGTKRPALSDVDFNVDSGEFVFLVGASGSGKSTCLRLILREDVPTTGRVAVLGRDLRSLANRKVPYFRRQIGSVFQDFRLLPSKTVAQNVAFSLQVIGSSRGFIQQAVPEALALVGLDGKAKRMPHELSGGEQQRVAIARAIVNRPKVLLADEPTGNLDPATSVGIMQLLTRINASGTTIVMATHEAGFVDQMQRRVIELQNGEMVRDEAGGGYGDTSSIPRLLPEAVPGAAAAAALTAVQEVQRESLTGASPTASAPAASAPAPAPAEKTAPPADAAPATEVRPPDPPESSEIPAPADVPTPPEERPSTLGPRTNPIIIPEVDVAELGMADRLGLSDDDDEEVGPTS, encoded by the coding sequence ATGATCCGGTTCGAAAACGTCACCAAACGCTATCGAGGCACCAAACGCCCCGCGCTGTCCGATGTCGACTTCAACGTCGATTCGGGGGAGTTCGTGTTCCTCGTCGGGGCCTCCGGCTCCGGCAAGTCCACCTGCCTGCGACTGATCCTCCGCGAAGATGTGCCGACCACCGGCCGCGTCGCCGTGCTCGGTCGAGACCTGCGCTCGCTCGCCAATCGCAAAGTGCCGTACTTCCGGCGTCAGATCGGGTCGGTGTTCCAGGACTTCCGGCTGCTGCCGTCGAAGACGGTCGCCCAGAACGTGGCCTTTTCGCTGCAGGTGATCGGCTCGTCGCGCGGGTTCATCCAGCAGGCTGTGCCCGAGGCACTCGCGCTGGTGGGTCTCGACGGCAAGGCGAAGCGGATGCCCCACGAGCTCTCCGGCGGTGAGCAGCAGCGCGTCGCGATCGCGCGCGCGATCGTGAACCGCCCCAAGGTGCTGCTGGCCGATGAGCCCACCGGAAACCTCGATCCTGCGACCTCGGTCGGCATCATGCAGCTGCTGACCCGCATCAACGCCAGTGGCACGACCATCGTGATGGCCACCCATGAGGCAGGATTCGTCGATCAGATGCAGCGCCGCGTGATCGAACTGCAGAACGGTGAGATGGTGCGAGACGAGGCGGGCGGCGGATACGGCGACACGTCCAGCATCCCCCGGCTCCTGCCCGAGGCAGTGCCGGGCGCGGCAGCCGCGGCAGCCCTGACGGCCGTGCAGGAGGTGCAGCGCGAGAGCCTGACCGGCGCCTCGCCCACCGCGTCCGCTCCCGCAGCATCCGCTCCGGCACCGGCCCCGGCCGAGAAGACCGCACCACCCGCGGACGCCGCCCCGGCGACCGAGGTCCGTCCACCAGACCCACCCGAGTCGTCTGAGATCCCCGCACCGGCCGACGTTCCGACGCCGCCCGAGGAGCGACCCTCCACCCTCGGCCCGCGCACGAACCCGATCATCATCCCCGAGGTCGACGTCGCCGAGCTCGGCATGGCCGACCGCCTCGGCCTCTCGGATGATGACGATGAGGAAGTGGGGCCGACATCATGA